The Amycolatopsis methanolica 239 nucleotide sequence AGAACACCTTCCGCACCGGCGTGACCAGCGCCCAGCCGTATGCGAAGTTCATGAACACCCCGTCCGCGGTGTCCAGCAGGCTCATCCCGGCCGCGAACAGCACCGGCAGCGTCAGCAGCGCGTACCAGGGCAGGTCGAAGGCCGCCGCCCCACCGGCGAGGACCAGCAGCGACACCTCGGTCGCGGTGTCGAACCCGAGCCCGAACAGCAGCCCCAGTGGGTACATGTGCCACGGCTTGCGCACCGACCGCGCGACCCGGCCCAGGATCCGGTTCAGGAAACCGCGCTCGTCCAGCCGCCGCTCCAGTTCGGCCTCGTCGTAGTCGCCCGCGCGCATCCGCCGGAACACCGCGGCGATGTGACGCAGCGCCACCAGGTTCAGCACGCCGATCAGCAGCAGGAACCCGCCGGACACGAGCGTGCCGATCAGGCCGGTCACGGCGTGCAGCGTCGAGGAGTCCGAAGTGACCTGGCCTGCCAGCGTGCGCACCCCCAGCCCGAGCAGCAGGCACAGGCCGAACACCACGCTGGAGTGCCCGAGGGAGAACCAGAACCCGACCGACAGCGGTCGCCTGCCGTCCATCATCAGCTTGCGGGTGGTGTTGTCGATGGCGGCGATGTGGTCGGCGTCGAACGCGTGCCGCATGCCGAGGGTGTACGCCGTGACGCCGAGGCCGACGCCGAACACCCCCGCCTGCCCGATCGCGTAGTGGCCGGGCACCACCAGCAGCACCAGCGTGCCCCAGCCGATCACGTGCAACAGGGCCACCGTCACGGCCATCCCGGTGATGCTGCGCCTGCCCTGCCGGTCGAGGACCGCCATGTCCCGCTCCCTCCGCCGCGCCGGCCTCGTCGCCGGTACCAGCACCGTCGCAGCCGGGCGCCGACGGCGGCACTGCCCGATCGGAGGGGACGGCGCCGGTCAAGGGGTGAGAACCTGTCCGATCGGACAGGTGCGGGCAGCCACCCGGACAGTGTGTCGGCCGTCACCTCAGGGGGTAGCGTCGAGGCGGTCGAAGGACGAGGAGCACCCCATGCCACGACTGTCCGACCTGCCGAAACTGCCCGGCGCCGTGGCCGGTGGTGTTCTCGCGGACAGCCCCCGTCACGTACCGTGGGAGCGGTCGCCGCGCCGCCGCGGGGACCGTGAACCGCGGGAGGTCGCCGTGACGGGCAGGGTCCTCGACAAGTCCGAGCGCCTCACCGGACCGTGCGTCGCGCGGTCCCGGTCCGAGCCCACGGAGCTGGCCAAGTTCCACGTGCCCGAGGTCGTGTTCGGGCCGGGGTCGCTCGCCGAACTCGGGCACGCCGCACTGCGGGTGGGCGCCCGGCGCCCATTCGTGGTCACCGACCCGGGCCTGATCGAGGCCGGCTGGGTCGACGAGGCGGAGAGCCACCTGCGGCTGGCCGGGCTGCGGCCGGTCGTGTTCTCCGGCGTCACCCCGAACCCCAAGGACCACGAGATCGAGGCCGCCTACCAGCAGTACGCCTCGGTGGGCGCGGACGTGATCATCGCGGTGGGCGGCGGGTCGTGCATCGACGCCGCGAAGGGCGTGGCGATCCTGTCCGGCAACGGCGGCACGATCCTCGGCTACGCCGGGGTGGACAAGGTGGTGCAGCCGATCCCGCCGCTGGTCATGGCCCCGTCGACGTCCGGAACCGGCGCGGACGTGTCCCAGTTCGCGGTCGTCACCGACACCACGCAGCACACCAAGATCACGATCATCAGCCGCACGCTGGTCCCGGACATCTCGATCGTCGACCCGCGCCTGCTCATCACGATGCCGGACGAGCTGAACGCGGCGACCGGGCTGGACGCGCTCACCCACGCGGTCGAGTCGTTCGTGTCCCGCGCGCACAACCCGCTGACCGACCAGCACGCGCTCCACGCCGCCACGCTCATCACCCGCAACCTGCTGCACACGATGGTCCACCCGCGGGCGGCCGACCCGCGCATCGCGATGGCGCAGGGCGCGCTGGAGGCCGGGATGGCGTTCACCAACGCGATCCTCGGCATCACGCACGCGATGAGCCACCAGGTCGGCGGCCTGCTGGACGCCCCGCACGGCGTGCTGAACGGCGTGCTGCTGCCGCACGCGATCCGCTTCAACGCCGCCACCGAGCCGGAGCGGTTCGTCCCGCTCGCCGCGGCCACCGGGATCGACGTGGCGGGCAAGCCCGCGGCCGAGGTGGCCGAGCTGTTCGCCTGCCGGGTGCGGGAGCTGGCCGACGCCGTCGGCGTGCCGCGGGGGCTGGCCGCGCTCGGCGTCACCGAAGCCGACATCGACACCCTGACCCGCACCACGCTGCAGGACGCGTGCCTGGCGACCAACCCGCGCGAGG carries:
- a CDS encoding HoxN/HupN/NixA family nickel/cobalt transporter; its protein translation is MAVLDRQGRRSITGMAVTVALLHVIGWGTLVLLVVPGHYAIGQAGVFGVGLGVTAYTLGMRHAFDADHIAAIDNTTRKLMMDGRRPLSVGFWFSLGHSSVVFGLCLLLGLGVRTLAGQVTSDSSTLHAVTGLIGTLVSGGFLLLIGVLNLVALRHIAAVFRRMRAGDYDEAELERRLDERGFLNRILGRVARSVRKPWHMYPLGLLFGLGFDTATEVSLLVLAGGAAAFDLPWYALLTLPVLFAAGMSLLDTADGVFMNFAYGWALVTPVRKVFYNLTVTALSVAVALVIGGVELLGLLAERLNVTSGPLAWAASMDLADVGYLLVGLFAVTWLIALVVWRAGRMGQRWAPEAAE
- a CDS encoding iron-containing alcohol dehydrogenase — protein: MPRLSDLPKLPGAVAGGVLADSPRHVPWERSPRRRGDREPREVAVTGRVLDKSERLTGPCVARSRSEPTELAKFHVPEVVFGPGSLAELGHAALRVGARRPFVVTDPGLIEAGWVDEAESHLRLAGLRPVVFSGVTPNPKDHEIEAAYQQYASVGADVIIAVGGGSCIDAAKGVAILSGNGGTILGYAGVDKVVQPIPPLVMAPSTSGTGADVSQFAVVTDTTQHTKITIISRTLVPDISIVDPRLLITMPDELNAATGLDALTHAVESFVSRAHNPLTDQHALHAATLITRNLLHTMVHPRAADPRIAMAQGALEAGMAFTNAILGITHAMSHQVGGLLDAPHGVLNGVLLPHAIRFNAATEPERFVPLAAATGIDVAGKPAAEVAELFACRVRELADAVGVPRGLAALGVTEADIDTLTRTTLQDACLATNPREASAADVAALFRQAL